The Terriglobus sp. TAA 43 sequence TGGGCTTGGTGTGAAGCTGCTCAACCGCCGTGGTGTACACGTATGGCTTGAAGCTGGAGCCGGTCTGGCGTTCCGACTGCGTAGCGCGATTGAATTGCGACAGGTTGAAGTCGCGTCCACCAACCATGGCGAGCACGTCGCCATTGGAGTTATCCATGGCCATGAGCGACGCCTGAGCGCCAGAGTCCTGCTGCAGCGACGCGTGCATGGTGGCGGTACCGCTGGTGGCGTCTTCAATGCGGACGTAGGCGATGTCGCCTTTTTGCAGAAGCTTGTCACCATTGCCCATGGTGGTCCATGCCCAGTCGTTCGCAGTCATCTCTGCGTAACGTTTGCCGATGCGAACGATGACGCGGCGGGGTGTGGCTTCAATGACCAACGCGTGGAAGTATGCGCCGTTTTCAATCGAGTCCGTCCAGTCGGGATGCTGGTAGGTTTGCAGGTCGCCGTTGGTTTCGAAGATGTTGGTGAGTTTGCCCTTCCATCCGTGACGGCGTTCGTAGGCGGCTACGTTGTCGAGCACTGCCTTGTTCGCCACGGTTTGCAGGTCGAGGTCCATGGTGGTGTAGACCTTGAGGCCGGAGCCGTGAACGGCGTCGGCACCATACTCCTGTTCAAGCTGGCGGCGCACTTCTTCTACGAAGTAAGGAGCGATGGTGTTCGCAGGCGGCTCGATGTTGAGGCCCAGCGGTGCGGACTTTGCTTCCTGAAATTGCTGTTCGGTGATGAAGCCGTCGCCGAGCATTTCGCTGAGCACCAGGTTGCGGCGCTTGAGAGCGCGATCCGGATGGCGCACCGGCGAGTAGCTGCTGGGCCCCTTAGGGAGTGCCGCGAGCAATGCAGCCTCGGGCAGCGTGAGTTCCCTTGCCTTCTTGGAGAAGTAGTATTCGCTGCCCGCCTCAAACCCGTAGACGCCGCTGCCCAGATAGATCTGGTTGGCGTAGAGGGTGAAGATCTGTTCCTTGGTGAAGTGGCGTTCGATCTGGACAGAGAGCAGGATTTCCTGAATTTTGCGGCTCCACGTCTGATCGAGCGTCAGGAACAGGTTGCGCGCAAGCTGCATGGTGAGTGTGGATGCACCCTGACGGCGGCCCTTGGAACGCAGATCAACGTACGCCGCGCCGATGACGCGGAAGGGGTTTACGCCTGCGTTCTTGTCGAAGCTCTTGTCTTCGATGGAGAGAATGGCGTCGTGCAGCACCTTCGGGAAATCGTTGTAGGGGACGACAACGCGGCGCTCAAGAGCGAACGAGCCGATGGTGCGGCCGTGGATGTCGAGCAGCTCGGTCGTGGTGGCCGGGCGGTAATGCTCCAGGTCTTCCATCTGCGGCAGGTCGGCCGTGTTGACCAGCGTGAGGCCGACGAGCGAGCCGAAAACGGCCGAGCAGCCGAGCAGGCTGTAGAAGATGGCGCGGCGCGCCTTTGCCCTTGTGGGGAAGTACTTGTACCACCAGGTCCGCGCGTAGGGGACGCGTTTGGGGGGCCTGCCTCCGGATTGGGGCGGGCGCCACGGTCCCTTGCCGTTGCCGGGTGCGGACTTGCGATCGCTGGAGGACGGAGTTTCGCGAGTGAACAGGCTGGGCACGGCAATCCTAACGGTAGCACGGGGTGGCAGGCGTTTCCGAGTTGAACGAACGCGGAGGAAACACGTTCGTCAACGGCGTTTCGTGCCGATTTCGTATACCCAAGTGTGATGCGTTTTGCTCTCGTTCCGTCCCCGCAGCAAACAGAAAGAGGCAGGGATTCCCTGCCTCTTTCAGCCAAATTCTGTGGATATTTTTAAGCCGCTTTTGCCTTCAGGATGTCGAGCGCCTTGTTGAGCTGCTCGTCGATGTTGGCAGCGGGCTTGGCAACGGTGGTTGCGGCTGCGGCGGGCTTGGAGGAGTTCACCGTGGCGGTGCTGGCGGCTTCACTGTCGCCGTCTTCGTCGCCATCGGCCATTGCCAGTTCCTGAGCTGTGGCAACCGTGGTGGTGGGTGTCAGGCCTTCGTCCTGGTACTTCTTGCCGGAGGGCGTTTCAAACTTGGCCACAGAGAGGATGATGGCGCCGCCGTCGGCGAGTTCAAAGACGCGCTGCTGCGCGCCGTCGCCGTAGGTCTTTTCACCAACGAGTTCGCTGCGCTTGGAATCGAGTAGCGCCCCGGCGACGATCTCAGCCGCGCCCGCGGTGCCGCGATTCACCAGCGTAACCATGGGAGCCTTCTCGTTCACGGTCTTGCCGGGCTCTGCGGTGAAAGTCTGCTTGGCTACCTTCTGGCCTTCAAGCATGGCGATGGTGCCGGACTTGAGGAAGAGGTTGGCCAGACGGATGCCTTCGGCGTCGTCGCCCGAGGAAACGTCACGCAGATCGAGCAGGATCTTCTTGGAGTTGGTGCGACCCATGGCCTTCAGCTTCTGCTCCACCTGCTGCACGTGATCTTTGTCGATGATGCCGGGCTTGATGTAGAGGATGGAGCCGCCTTCATAGAAGA is a genomic window containing:
- a CDS encoding S41 family peptidase: MPKSLKISTLAVSAVLLLTMFLGANLRRVHASGQAQDGAYRQMQVYSEVLRHIQSDYVVDPNMPKVTDASMRGLLESLDAESSYLSPTEYKLYKEHVGKPQAGIGADVGKRYGIATVISVVAGGPADKAGLHSGDRIESIGDRSTMEMSLAEVQMALGGEKGTPVVLSMIRPMKNAPEKLTLTRTDTSLPSTGEVFYEGGSILYIKPGIIDKDHVQQVEQKLKAMGRTNSKKILLDLRDVSSGDDAEGIRLANLFLKSGTIAMLEGQKVAKQTFTAEPGKTVNEKAPMVTLVNRGTAGAAEIVAGALLDSKRSELVGEKTYGDGAQQRVFELADGGAIILSVAKFETPSGKKYQDEGLTPTTTVATAQELAMADGDEDGDSEAASTATVNSSKPAAAATTVAKPAANIDEQLNKALDILKAKAA
- a CDS encoding penicillin-binding protein 1A; amino-acid sequence: MPSLFTRETPSSSDRKSAPGNGKGPWRPPQSGGRPPKRVPYARTWWYKYFPTRAKARRAIFYSLLGCSAVFGSLVGLTLVNTADLPQMEDLEHYRPATTTELLDIHGRTIGSFALERRVVVPYNDFPKVLHDAILSIEDKSFDKNAGVNPFRVIGAAYVDLRSKGRRQGASTLTMQLARNLFLTLDQTWSRKIQEILLSVQIERHFTKEQIFTLYANQIYLGSGVYGFEAGSEYYFSKKARELTLPEAALLAALPKGPSSYSPVRHPDRALKRRNLVLSEMLGDGFITEQQFQEAKSAPLGLNIEPPANTIAPYFVEEVRRQLEQEYGADAVHGSGLKVYTTMDLDLQTVANKAVLDNVAAYERRHGWKGKLTNIFETNGDLQTYQHPDWTDSIENGAYFHALVIEATPRRVIVRIGKRYAEMTANDWAWTTMGNGDKLLQKGDIAYVRIEDATSGTATMHASLQQDSGAQASLMAMDNSNGDVLAMVGGRDFNLSQFNRATQSERQTGSSFKPYVYTTAVEQLHTKPTDIIVDAPTSFYTPNGPYTPHNYEPNYAGPMTILNAFAESRNIPALKLANQVGIRKVIEVAHRFGVTSNIPAFLPVAIGSAGIKLSEQVGAYSVFPNDGILVKPHVIRRIVQADGLPLKQVSPQVKEVISVETARTMMTLLKAVPQFGTAAQAGAVLKHPIGGKTGTTNSYTDAWFLGFSPSVTCGTWIGFDDPRRTLGEKETGARAALPMWIDFMKVAIARSPNEQFPTAAKKALAVDATTESTDNAAPVVKKPVAPNDDSDDDSDDSGDNAKPAAKPAPVVRDTPPADNSNETMPDDAPATKTPAKPTAPAKGYVASPVGPYKPYSGPLLQKGPSPAGGSSPPPR